The nucleotide sequence CCCGGTCTCGAGCGCCCGCAGCAGCGTGGACTTGCCGTGGTAGCCACCGCCGACGATCAGGGTGACGCCCTCGGGGACCCCCATCCCGGTCACCGGGCCGCGGTTCGGTGTCCTCAGGGTGACCCGCAGCGACTCCGGGGACCCGAACGGCACGGCGTCGGGCAGTGGGCGGTCGTCGATGCCGGAGGCGCGCGGCAGCACCGCGCCGTCGGCGACGAACCCGACCAGGCCCTCGGCTCGCAGCGCGTCCCGCAGGGCACCGGCGTCCTCGATCGTCTCGACGAACTCGACCGCCCGGTCGCGATCGGCGTTCTCCCAGGTCAGGGCGCTCCCGATGGCATCGGGGAGGTCGTCGGTGAGCGTGCGGGCGGCGGCGTGCCCGGCGATCCGGCGGCCGTGCCCCGGCAGCGGCACACCGAGCTCGACGACGACGTCGCCGGAGTCGGCGTCGATCCGGATCGCGCTGCGGTCGAGCACCTCCTGACCGCCGGCGTCGACCGTCAGCGGGGTGTCGCGCAGACCGGTGCGCAGCGCACGGAGCAGGAACCCGCCGAGCGCCCGCGCCCGTACCGGGGTCCGGTACAGCTCGGCGGGCAGGGCAGCGGTCGCCGCCGGCACGGTGACCCGCAGCCGGGACGGCGGCGCGAACGGGTCGGCCTGGACCTTGCGGATCTCCAGCTCGGCACCGTCGATCGACCAGCGTCCGGCGAGGCCCTTGTAGGCGCCGTAGCCCGAGCCGTCCATGCCGTGCAACCGGGCGGCGAGCTCCCGGCGGTCGCCCTGGACACCGGACGGTGGCGGGCCACCCGCGCGACGATCGGGGCGGGTGCGGTGCGTGCGGGTCATGCGGTCCTCTCCGGACGGGTCTGGATGTCCCGGCGGGGGTACCCGGCCGTGCCGATCTCACCCGTGTCCATCTCAACCGTGCCGATCTCACCCGTGTCCATCTCACCCGTCCGGCCCGGCCGCGCGGTGGCCGGTGCCGTTTCGGGTCGTCATCGCCCAGCTCGGGCGGGTCCTGTTCACCCGAGTGATTCGTCGTCGAATGCCGGTCGGTAGCCTGACTCGTCGTGTTGTCGCGTATGTCCGGAGTCCACCTCGCGCGTGGCGCGGCGATCGGTGTCGTCGAGACGATCCCCGGCGTCAGTGGCGGGACGATGGCCCTCGTCGTCGGTATCTACGAGCGGCTGATCGCCCAGGCCGGTCACCTGGTGGGCGCGGTGCGAGCGCTGCTGCCCGGCCAGGCCGGCGGCGACGTCCGCCCCCGCGAGCAGTTGCGGCGCCTGGACTGGGGCCTGCTGGTGCCGGTCGCGATCGGGATGATCCTGGCCGTCGTGCTGGCGTCGCGGGTGCTGCCCGACCTGATCGAGTCGCATCCGGTCGGCGCGCGGGCGGTGTTCTTCGGCATGGTCGCCGCGTCGGTCGCGGTGCCGCTGCGGATCACCGGGATGCTGCGCGGATGGCGCGAGTGGGCGATCGTGGTCGTCGCGTTCGTGGTGACCTACCTGGTGAGCAGCCTGCCGCCGGCCGCTGGTGACGGCAGGCCGCCCTACATCCTCGTCGGGCTCGCCGCCGCCATCGCGATCTGCGCGCTGGTGCTGCCCGGCTTCTCCGGCTCGTTCCTGCTGCTGGTGTTCGGCCTGTACGAGCCGACCCTGCGCGCGGTCGCCGAGTTCGACATCGCCTACATCGCGGTGTTCGCGCTCGGCGCGATCGTCGGGCTCGGCACCTTCGTCTCGCTGCTGCAGTGGCTGCTCGAGCACCACCGCCGCACCCTGATGGTGATCATGGTCGGGGTACTGCTGGGTGCGCTCCGGGCGCTCTGGCCCTGGCAGGACGACGCCCGCGGCGTGCTCACCCCGGACCCGGGCTGGATCGCCATGCTGATCCCCGCGCTGCTCGGCGCCGCGCTCGTGATCGGCATCATGCTGCTGGAGCGCCGGGTCGAGCCGCGCTCCGCCGATGCCGACGGCGGTGCGGCGTCCGGGACCGTGTCCGAGCAGGCGGCGGCGACCGTGCCGCCGTCCGCCGAGGAGGAGACCCGGTTCCTGCGCCCGGTCCGCCCGGCCGACACCCCCGACGGGGGCCCGGCCGACGTGACCCGCCCGCTCCCCCGGATCGATCGGCGGGACGGTCCCGGAAACCCTTGACCTGACCTCGGGTTCAGCTCCGACGATGCTCCCATGAGCATCTTCAGCGAGAGCGAACTCGGATACCTGCGCGGGACGGGCCGGCTCGCCCGGCTGGCCACGATCGGGCCGGACGGGGGCCCACAGGTCCGGCCGGTCGGCTACCTGGTGAACCAGGACGGCACGATCGACGTCGGCGGCATCGACAACCCGGCCACCCAGAAATGGCGCAACGTGCGGCGGGACGAGCGGGTCGCGCTCGTCGTGGACGACACCGGGGACGGTCCGGGCTGGTCGCCGCGCTGGGTCGAGGTGCGCGGGACCGCCGAGCTGCTGCCGGGCGTGGTGCCCGGCGGCGCGCTCCGCGACGCCGCGCCCGGCGTGATCCGGATCCGGCCACGGCGGATCCTGGCCCATGTCGACGGCACCTCACACAACAGGACCGTGTGACTCCGCCTGGGCGCCGTGTGGCAGCCACCCCGGCCGCGACGACCCGCGCGGCACCAGCACCGTGCGGTACCCGCCGGGCGTCGCCGTCATCCTGACCTGGTCGGTGACGCCCTGGTAGTGCCCGAGCGGGGTGGACGCGGTGAACGTCTCCGGATCGGGGTACGCGTGCTCGGTGCCGGTCCCGGCGATCTCCCTGGCGTAGCCGAGATCGAACACGCCCAGCTCCAGCATCCACAGCGCGGCCCGGACCAGCGACACCTCGACCGCCCACGAGCCACCCTCGGTGGCGCGCCTGCGCAGTGCCGCGCAGATCCCGGCGGCCGCCAGCCAGGACACGATGTAGTCGTTGACGACCAGGATCGGGGACAGCCGCGGCCGGCCCCCGCCGCCCTCCAGCGTCATCATCCCGACCAGGGTGCCCGCGGACTGGTCGAAGCCGATCCGGTCCGCCCACGGCCCGTGCGGGCCGTGCAGGGTGGTCGTGGCGTGCACGATCCCGGGCCGGACGGCCGCCGCCTCCTCCGCCGACAGTCCGATCGACTCCAGGTAGCCGGGCCGCCGGTTGGCGTGGAAGACGTCGGCCCCGGCGAGCAGCCCGCGCAGCAGTGACCGGCCGCCCGATGTGCGCGGGTCCACCGTGCAGGAACGGACGCCGACGTTCGCGCTGATGTAGGTGGTGTCGTGCTCGAACTCGTCGGGCCGCCACACGTTGAGCACGTCGGCGCCGTGCAGCGCGAGCGAGCGGCCGGTGCCTGCCCCGGCGATCACGTGCCCCATGCCGAGCGCGCGCAGCCCGTCCAGCGGCTGCTCGGGCCGGTCGCGGCCGGGGAACGGCTCGGGCGGGGCGTCCCCGATCCGGCGCAGCGTGATCGGCGGTGTGTCCGCGATCGCGGCGTGCTGCGCGGTGTCGAGCCACTCCTGCGGGGTCCGGGCCATCGGCAGCACGATCCCGGCGGCGGCCGCGGCCTCCTCCAGGTCCGCGGCGTCCCACCGGCGGATCGCGTCGGCGACGCCTGCCTCGGGCGCCCCGAGGAAGGTCTCGGCGGCGTGCCGCAGCTTCGGGTACGGGTTGAGCGGCATCACCCAGCGGCCGTCGCGCGTCTCGTGGAAGGTGAACCCGAGTGCCTGCGAGGTGATCGCCGGGCTGGCCGCCGGATAGCCGTTGAGCAGCTCCCAGCGCCGGTCGTAGAACGGGCAGAGCCGGTGCGGGGCGCGGCGGACGTCGACCGTGACGTCCTGGCCGTCGCCGCCGCGGTCCCGGTGGATCGCGGCGACGCCGACCGACTTCGCGGCGAGCGCGACCGCCGCTCCCCCGCCGAGCCGCAGCGCGCTGGGCACCACCGGATCGGCACCGACGAAGCCGATCCGGCCGCCGGCATCGGCAGCGGACAGCCCGGTCCCGGCCAGCAGGCCGTCCAGGGCGGCGGCCGGGTCGAACGCGTCGTCGGTGGCGGGATGTGCGACGGCGGCCCGGATCCGCCCGGACAGACCCGTCGGGCCGTTCACCGCGGACCCGGCACGTGCTTGGCCCGCAGGTACTCGCCCACGGACTTGCCGATCTGGTCGACCCGCAGGTTCGCCGAGCCGCCCGAGCCGAGCAGCCCGACCAGCACCAGGTGCACCGCGCCGAGGTGCGGGAACTCGTGCCGGACGATCGCCCCGCCCGCCTCCGGGAGCAGCGTCGCCACCCGCTCGGTGCCCAGTGTGGCGCGCAGCCAGTCCCAGTGCGCCGGATCCTTCACCCAGATCCCGACGTTCGCGTTGCCGCCCTTGTCGCCTGCCCTGGCGTGCACGAACCGGCCGAGCTGGACCGGGTCGCCGTCGGGTTCGGGCAGCGGTGGCTCGGGATGCACCGGCTGGGCGAGCTCCTCCGGGCCTGCGGTCCGGGTCGGGCGCGGCGGATCGATCCGGGTGCCGTCGTCGAGCACGACGTGCTCGTCGAGCAGCGTCGCTTCCAGCAGCGCCGGCCAGTACTCGATCCTGGGCCAGGGCTCGGTCGCCCGCGGGGCGTGCCCGTCGTGGTGGAACCCGGGGAAGCCCTGCAGGTACAGCGAGCCGACGGCCGGGGCGAAGCGGCGCAGCGGCTCCGGGTCCCGGGCGGTGGCGATCACCCGGATCGGCACCGTCGCCGCCCACTGGTCGGCCGGATCGTCGGCGGCGACACCGAGCGGGGTGATCTCCAGCTGGTCGACGTGGCCCGCCAGCCGATCGGCCAGCTGGCTGCGCAGCAGCGCCACCTTCGCCTCGACGTCCGGGGCGGTGCAGAACAGCATCGTCGAGATCTCGTAGCCGATCGGTGCGAACACCGCGACCTTCGCGGTCGGTGGTGGCGGGGAGCCGGTGACCGGGCCGATCGCCACCCGGTCCGGGCCCTGCTGGGTCAGCCGCACGGTGTCCAGGTGCACCGTGACGTCCGGATTGAGGTAGCGCGGGCCCTGGATCTCGTAGAGCAGCTGCGCGGTGACCGTGTCGACGGTGACCGCACCACCGTCGGCGCCGTGCTTGGTGATCACGCTCGATCCGTCGGCGGCGATCTCGGCGATCGGGAACCCGGGCCGCAGCATCCCCGGGACGTCGCGGAACCCGGAGAAGTTGCCGCCGGTCGCGTGCGCGCCGCACTCGATCACGTGCCCGGCGGTGACGGCGCCGGCCAGCGCGTCGTGGTCGTCCGGGGTGAGGCCGTGCCACCAGGCCGCCGGGCCCGCGGTGAGCGAGGCGTCGGTGACCCGGCCGGTCACCACGATGTCGGCACCCGCCGCGAGTGCGGCCGCGATCCCGAAGCCGCCGAGGTAGGCGTTCGCGGCGATCGGCTCGACGCCCCAGTCCTTGAGCGGGGCACCGGTGTCCAGATGCTCCAGGCCGTGCCCGTCGGCGTGGAAGCCGGCCAGCCGATCCAGCACCCCGTCGCCGGTGACGTGCGCGACCCGCAACGTCACCCCGGCGGCGGCGATCCGGCGGCGCAGCTCGGCGGCCATCCCGGCCGGGTCGAACCCGCCCGCGTTGGTGACCACCCGCAGCCCGCGCCGGGCGATCTCGGGCAGGTGCGGGCCGAGCTGGTCGAGCGCGTAGCCGACGTAGCCCGGCTTGCCGCGCCGGGCGCCGGCGGCCAGTGCGGCCAGGGTGATCTCGGCCAGGTAGTCGCCCATCAGGACGTCCACCGGATCACCCGCCATCACCTCGTCGACCGCGGTGTACCGGTCACCCAGGTAGCCGGAGACGTTCGCGATCCGCAGCGATCGTGTGCCCATGCCGGTCACGCTAAGGCGACGCCGGTGCTGTGGCCAGGACCGATGCACGAACCGGGCGTGACCCCTAGGGTCATGGATCGTGGAACTGTTCCACCTGCGCTATTTCATCGCCGTCGCCGACGAGCTGAACCTGACCCGGGCCGCGGCCCGGCTGCATCTGGCCGCCTCGCCGCTGTCGCGGCGCATCCGCGATCTCGAACGCGAGCTCGGGACGCCGCTGTTCGTCCGGTCCGCGCGCGGGATGGCGCTCACCGAGGCGGGCCGGGCGCTGCTCCCCCGCGCCCGGGAGATCGTGCACCGGGTGGACACGCTGCCCGGCGAGATCGCCGCCGCCGACGGTCATCCGGTCGCCTCGGTCGGGATGGCCCCCGACGTCACCGCGGCCGTGCGGGACGGTTACCTGGCACGGCTGCGGGCCGCCCACCCCGCGCTGGCGGTGCGGATCCGGCCCGGGCCCAGCTCGGAGCTCGCCAAGGCGGTGGCCCGCGGCGATCTGGATCTCGCCTTCGTACACGGGCGGACCGACGACCCGCGACTGCGGGAGCGGCGGATCGACTCCCGGCCGGCGGGCGTCGCCGTCGGGCACGGGCTGGGGTTCGACGACCGCACGGAGATCCGGCTCGACGAGCTCGCCGAGCTGCCCTACGCCTCGATCCGGTACGACGCGGCCCCGGCCGTCTACCGGGCGACCGGCGAGCTGCTGGCCGTGCACGGGGTGCACGGGCGGATCGAACTCGACACGCACAGTCCCGGCGATCTCGCCCACGTCGTGGCGGCCGGGCAGGCATTCACCCTGGTCGCGCTCGGGTCGGGGGCGACCCACAAGGCGTTCGTCGGGGAGCCGGTGCACGTGCTGCCGGTGACCGGCGCCGACGTCCGGCTCACCACTGAGGCGGTGTGGCGGGGCGACCGGGAGGACGACGCCGTCGTGCGGCTACTGATCGCGGCCGCCGCCCGCTGAGTCACCGGGGGCGCGATCGGCCCCGCCGGCCGGGGTGCGGGGCAGCCCGATCCGGACCAGGCAGCCCCCGCCGGCGCCGGCGCCGACCCGCACCGTGCCGCCGTGCGCCGCGACCACCGCCGCGACGATCGCCAGCCCGAGCCCCGATCCGCCGCCCCCCGGCCGGCCGGCCGGGCCACCGACCTGGTGGAACCGTTCCAGCACCCGTTCTCGCTCGGCGTCGGGCACCCCGGGGCCGTCGTCGGCCACCTCCAGCACGACCCCGCCCGCTGCCTCGTCGGCACCGGACACGGTGACGACGGCGGCGGTGCCGGCGGGTGTGTGCTCCCGGACGTTGGTGAGCAGGTTGTCCAGCACCCGGCGCAGCTGCACGCCGTCACCGCGGACCTCGGTCGGGCCGTGCACCGTGAGCGCCCAGGACCGAGCCGGATCGGCAGCCCGCGCCGTCCCGAGCGCGGCGGCGGCGAGCCCGGCGACGTCGACCGGGCGGCGCTCGGTCACCGGCCCCTGGTCGAGCCGGGCGAGCAGCAACAGCTCGTCGACCAGCGAACTCATCCGGGTCGCCTCCTCCTCGATCCGGCGCATCGCCTCGGCGAGATCGTCCGGGCGGCGGTCGGCGCCGTGCCGGAACAGCTCCGCGTACCCGCGCACCGTGGTGAGCGGTGTGCGCAGCTCGTGCGAGGCGTCCGCCACGAACCGGCGCAGCCGGTCCTCGGACCGGGCCCGCGCGGTGAACGCCTCCTCCAGCCGGGCCAGCATCGCGTTCAGCGCCGCTGCGAGCCGGCCGACCTCGGTGCCGGGAGCCGCGCCGTCCGGTACCCGGCGGGTCAGATCACCGGACCCGATCGCCGTCGCCGCGTCGGCGATCCGGTCCAGTGGTCGCAGACCGCGGCGCACCAGCACCGTCGCCACCCCCGTGAGCAGCAGCAGCGCGGCCAGCCCGGTCCCGACGAGCACGTTGCGGGTGCGCTCCATCAGCTCGGTGGAGGCGGCCGTCGGCTGCCCCACGACCAGCGTGGTCCCGTCCGGGACCGGCACGGCCAGCACCCGCCACGGTGTCCCGTCCACCCCGGTCACCGCCACCGGCCCGGCACCGTGTTCCAGGCCGCCGGGGACGGCCGGGGCCGGAGCGAGCGCCACCGTCTCGAGCGGACCGCCGTCCGGCGCACGCAGCTGCAGGAACGACGGCAGATCACCGCGGCCCACCAGGGTCGTCCACAGCGGGCCCGGTTCGCCGGCGACGGTGCGCAGCGGCGACGGGCCGCCGGCGGCCGGCAGCGCGGCGAGCACCGTCCCGGCAGCGAGCCGCAGCTGGTCGTCCACCTGACTGGCCCGCCAGTCCTGCAGCGCACCGAAGGTGGCTCCGCCGGTGAGCACCAGGCCGGCCAGCAGCACCCCAGCCGCGCTGGCCACCAGGCGGGTCCGCAGCGACACGGCACCTGTCAGCCGCACCGCACCCATCAGGGCGCCCGCACGACGTAGCCGACCCGGGGCACCGTGTGGATCAGCGGCGGACCGTGCGCATCGAGCTTGCGGCGCAGATAGGACACGTAGGTCTGCACGACGCCGTCGTTGCCGCCGAAGTCGTACTCCCACACCTCGGCCAGGATCCGCCGCTTGCTCAGCACCCGCCCGGCGTGCGCGACGAGCAGCCGCAGCAGGGCGAACTCGGTCGGTGTCAGCTCCAGTTCGGTCCCGGCCCGGTGCACCCGGTAGGCGTCGACGTCGATCTCCAGGTCGGCGATCCGGAGCAGCGCCCCGGGGCGCCCGGTGCCCGCCCGGCGCAGCAGCGCCTCCACCCGCGCGGCCAGCTCGTCGATGCTGAACGGCTTGGTCACGTAGTCGTCGCCACCGATGCGCAGCCCGTGCACCGTGTCCTCGGTCGCGTCCCGGGCGGTCAGGAACAGCACCGGCACCCGGTCCCCGCGCGAGCGCAGCCGTGCGCAGACCTCCCAGCCGGACAGATCGGGCAGCACGACGTCGAGGACGACGAGGTGCGGCCGGTACCCGGACGCCAGTTCGAGCGCTTCGGCGGCGGTGCAGGCCACCGTGGTCTCGTAGCCCTGGTAGCGCAGCGCGGTGGCGATCAGATCGGCGAGGTAGCGCTCGTCGTCGACGACCAGGATCCGGGTTGCCGGCCTCATGACCGGCAGTCTCCCGCCCCGCGGCCGGCGCGGCCACGACACGCGCGGATCCACAGAGAACTCCCAGAACCGGCGCAGGGCAGCTGAAGGCCGGGGCCGTGAACTGGGCACATGGACCGACTCTCCCGCGCCGTGCTCGCCCGCCCCGGGCGGACGACGGCGCTGCTCACCGTGCTGTTCCTCGCCGGATGCGCGTCCATCGCACTGCTGCTCCCGAGGGTGTCCGAGACCAACGAGTACCCGGCGCTGGCCGGCTACCGGGCGAACGAGGCGATCCGGGACGTGGTCGGCACCGGGGGCTACGAGCGCCCGGTCATCGGGGTGGTGACGCTCGCGCCCGGTCAGTACCCGGACGATCCGGCGACCGCCGCCGCGGTCGGTGACGCCTACGCCGCGGCGGGCCGTGCGGTCGGCGCCCGGGTGCTCTCCCCGATCGACGCCCCGTCGCAGGCGACCCGCTCTGCGGACGGCCGGGTGCTGGCCGGGTTGTTCTCCGGCGCTCCGGTCGAGCAGGGCGGACTACCCGGCAGCGCGCTCGGTGAGGGACCCGGGCTGGAGACCGCGGTCTACGCCGCGATGACGCCGCTGCTGCCACCCGGGGCGGAGCTGCGGGTGACCGGGCTGGACGCGCTCGCCACCGGTGTCGACACAGGTGGCCTGAACGCTCCGGTCAAGCTGGCGGTCACCGTCGGCGCCGCGCTGGTCGTGCTGGTGTGGGTGTTCCGGTCCCGGCTGGCGGTGGTGCCGCTGGTCGTCGCCGCGGTCGCCACCCCGGTCGCGTTCCTCGGGCTGCTCCTGGTCAGTCCGCTGATCACGGTGCACGAGACGACCGTGATCATGCTGCCGCTGCTGGGCGTCGGGCTGGCGGTCGACTACGCGCTGATCGTGGTGGCCCGCTGGCGGGAGGAGCGGGCGTCCGCGCTGCCGGGCGAGCCCCGCTCCGCAGCAGTGCACCGGACGATGGCCACGTCCGGCCGGGCCGTGCTGACCAGCACGGCCGCCGTCGCGTTCGGCCTGGCCACGATGATCGTGCTGCCGATCCCGCTGCTGCGGAGCCTGGGTGTCGGCGGGATGCTGGTGACGTTGGCGTCCGCGCTGGTCACCCTGCTGTTGTTGCCGGTGCTGCTGGCACGGATGCCCGATCCTGCACCGGAACGCATTGTTGCCGGGCCCGGCTGGGCCCGCTGGACCAGGTTCGTGGTGCGGCACCGGGTGCCGGCGGCTGCATCGGCCGGCGGGCTCCTGCTCGGCCTCTGCGCGGTGGCCACCGGGATCAACCTGCACCTTCCGGCCAGCCCGGACCTGGCCGCGACCGGGCCCGGCCGGGACGGCCTGAACGCGCTGCAGACGGCCGGGCTGCCGACCGGGCTGCTCTCCGGGTTCGACGTGTTCGTGCCGCCGGGAGCCGATCCGGCCGCGGTCGCCCGGCACCTGGCGTCGGTACCGGGAGTGGCGGCGGCCATCGCCCCGGACGGCGACGAATGGCGGGCGGCCGCCGGATCGGTGCTGACGGTGCTGCCGCACGATGAGGCAGGCACCGGGGCCGGGCGGGCGACGGTGCAGGCGGTGCGCGACGCCGCCCCGTCCGGGGTGCAGGTCGGCGGGAACGCCACCCAGCAGTTGGACTACCTCGACGCGACCTACGGCACGTTCCCGCTGATGCTGGCTCTGGTCGGACTGGTCACGCTCGTCGTACTCACCCGGGCGCTGCGCTCGGTGCTGCTCGCGCTCAAGGCAGTCCTGTTCTGTCTGCTCTCGCTCGGCGCGGTGCTGGGCGCGCTGGTCCTGCTGTGGCAGTGGGGCTGGGGTACCGAGGCGCTGCTCGGCATCACCCCGGACGGCGCGATCGGGACCTTCGTGCCGGTCACCGTGTTCGCCTTCCTCTACGGGCTGACCACCGACTACGAGGTGTTCCTGCTGTCGCGGGTGCGCGAGGCCCGCGACGCCGGGATGGACACCACCGAGGCGCTGGTGGAGGGGCTGGGCCGATCCGGCCGGGTGGTGGGCTACGCCGCACTGATCCTGTTCTTCTCGTTCGCGGCGATGGCCGGCGGCGGGGAGCTGGACGTGGCGATCTTCGCCTCCGGGGTGGCGCTCGGGATCCTGATCGACGCGACACTGATCCGTGCCGTGCTGCTACCGGCGGGGGTTGCACTGCTGGGGAGCTGGAACTGGTGGCTGCCCGCCCCCGCCGCCCGGCTGCTCGGGGTCGCGCCCGCCCCCCGGCGCACCGGAGAGTGAACGGCGTGCGCAGTGTCCTCGTTCGCTTTCCGGGCGGTCGGGAACGGCCACCACGGGTCACTGCGGGGAGCAACGTCGTGATGGGTGGGCAGCCCTCTGCGAGGGAACGATTGGATCTGACAGGAACCGACTTGATCTGACAGACAGTTGCAGACGTGACTGCTAGGCTCGTTCCATGTCAGCTGAGGTGAACGACGGTGGATCAGCCGAGGTGGTCGTCAACCAGGACGGGCGCATCCTCATCCCGGCCCAGATCCGTCGAGACCTCCGGATGACCGCCGGATCGACCCTGCTCCTGTCCGTCGAGGACGGACGTGTGGTGCTCGAGACCCGTGAGCAGCTCATCGCCCGGATGCGTCAGGAGATCGCCGAATCCTGGACCGGTGACCCCGACACCTCCCCGGCCGACGAGCTGATCGCCGAGCGTCGTGCCGAGGCGGCCGCCGAGAACGCCCGATGACCCCGGCCGGGCCGGCAGTGCTGGACGCCTCCGCGGTCCTGGCCTGGCTGCGCGCCGAGCCCGGCGCCGAGGTCGTCGACACGTACCTGCCCGCCGCGGTGCTCTCGGCGGTCAACCTCGCCGAGGTGCACCAGAAACTCGCCCAGCACGGCGTCGACGCCGACCGGGCCATCGCCCGCCTGCGCACCGTCGGGATCCGGATCGAGCCACTCGATGTCGCCGACGCGACCGCCGCGGCGAAGCTGTGGCCCACCACCCGGACGGCGGGGCTGTCCCTCGGCGACCGGTGCTGTCTCGCACTGGCCGCTCGCCTCGCAGGTCCTGCGATCACCGCCGACCAGGCGTGGACAGGGCTCGATCTCGACGTCACTGTCGTAGCGATCCGCTAGCGAGTCCCGCGACCGCAGCCGCGCCGACCGCCGGCAGCCGGCGATGCCCGACACCTGCGTGGATACCCGCTGGATCCTCGTTCGAGACGAACAGCCACCCGGCTCCTCCGTGCCGGCCCCCGGCCCGCACCGAACACCCGGCTGGTCACCCGCTCTGCGGCTGCTGAGTCCCGCCCGCCGAGGGGACGGGCGGGACTTCACGGGTCAGGCGAAGGCCTCCGGCGGCGGGCAGGAGCAGACCAGGTTCCGGTCGCCGTGCGCGCCGTCGATCCGGCGCACCGGCGGCCACACCTTGCGGTCGTGCACGCCCGGTGTCCCGCCGGTCGGGTAGGCGGCCAGCTCGCGCGGGTAGGGGTGGTCCCACTTGTCGTCGGCCAGGCAGGCCGCGGTGTGCGGGGCGCCGCGCAGCGGGTTGTCGTCGGCCGGCCACTCCCCCGCCGCGACCCGGTCGATCTCCCCGCGAATCGAGATCATCGCGGCGACGAACCGCTCGATCTCGGGCAGGTCCTCGGACTCGGTCGGCTCCACCATCAGGGTGCCCGCCACCGGGAACGACATGGTCGGGGCGTGGATGCCGTGGTCGATCAGCCGCTTGGCGACGTCGTCGACGGTGACGCCGGTCTCCTTGGTGATCGCGCGCAGGTCCAGGATGCACTCGTGCGCGACGGAGCCGTCGATGCCCGAGTACAGCACCGGGTAGTGCTCCTGCAGCCGGGTCGCGACGTAGTTCGCGGCGGCGACGGCGGTGAGCGTCGCCCGGCGCAGCCCGTCCAGGCCCATCATCCGCAGGTAGGCCCAGGAGATCGGCAGGACGCCGGGCGAGCCGTACGGCGCCGCGGACACCGGACCGACCTCGCCGCGCCCCGGCAGGAACGGCACGAGGTGCTCGGCCACCGCGACCGGCCCGACGCCCGGGCCCCCACCGCCGTGCGGGATGCAGAAGGTCTTGTGCAGGTTCAGGTGCGAGACGTCGCCGCCGAACGCGCCCGGCCGGGCCACCCCGACCAGTGCGTTCAGGTTGGCGCCGTCGACGTAGACCTGGCCGCCCGCGTCGTGCACCGCGCCGCACACGTCGCGGACCTGCGCCTCGTAGACACC is from Pseudonocardia autotrophica and encodes:
- a CDS encoding type II toxin-antitoxin system VapC family toxin, whose translation is MTPAGPAVLDASAVLAWLRAEPGAEVVDTYLPAAVLSAVNLAEVHQKLAQHGVDADRAIARLRTVGIRIEPLDVADATAAAKLWPTTRTAGLSLGDRCCLALAARLAGPAITADQAWTGLDLDVTVVAIR
- a CDS encoding AbrB/MazE/SpoVT family DNA-binding domain-containing protein gives rise to the protein MSAEVNDGGSAEVVVNQDGRILIPAQIRRDLRMTAGSTLLLSVEDGRVVLETREQLIARMRQEIAESWTGDPDTSPADELIAERRAEAAAENAR
- a CDS encoding MMPL family transporter: MDRLSRAVLARPGRTTALLTVLFLAGCASIALLLPRVSETNEYPALAGYRANEAIRDVVGTGGYERPVIGVVTLAPGQYPDDPATAAAVGDAYAAAGRAVGARVLSPIDAPSQATRSADGRVLAGLFSGAPVEQGGLPGSALGEGPGLETAVYAAMTPLLPPGAELRVTGLDALATGVDTGGLNAPVKLAVTVGAALVVLVWVFRSRLAVVPLVVAAVATPVAFLGLLLVSPLITVHETTVIMLPLLGVGLAVDYALIVVARWREERASALPGEPRSAAVHRTMATSGRAVLTSTAAVAFGLATMIVLPIPLLRSLGVGGMLVTLASALVTLLLLPVLLARMPDPAPERIVAGPGWARWTRFVVRHRVPAAASAGGLLLGLCAVATGINLHLPASPDLAATGPGRDGLNALQTAGLPTGLLSGFDVFVPPGADPAAVARHLASVPGVAAAIAPDGDEWRAAAGSVLTVLPHDEAGTGAGRATVQAVRDAAPSGVQVGGNATQQLDYLDATYGTFPLMLALVGLVTLVVLTRALRSVLLALKAVLFCLLSLGAVLGALVLLWQWGWGTEALLGITPDGAIGTFVPVTVFAFLYGLTTDYEVFLLSRVREARDAGMDTTEALVEGLGRSGRVVGYAALILFFSFAAMAGGGELDVAIFASGVALGILIDATLIRAVLLPAGVALLGSWNWWLPAPAARLLGVAPAPRRTGE